Proteins found in one Actinokineospora alba genomic segment:
- a CDS encoding argonaute/piwi family protein, with the protein MPVTFSAETYDGGLVDFESSDQLNALRAELENTHVVSRTRGGIACVPLVADAKTHGKPTTFATRNYRRLTMRLVQQALLRSVVGWGYTLRKPGRASFVSRREGKDLLAAATRGHRAEAVRNLHVFPQYVLDSRAVGPSGAPGVIVGVKTRYEIDLTVEELIGLGVNVRDCYVVADDGSIAPFAHMDPTATRRNVGAVDHVDGPNLVLRDAPGDPRVAVGQAWLESRRDIFHTVINTVVGADGAQIIKELELATFGLLGAFGRFEKTIEIANSLASRGPLEIAHGLSVTLEPPVGSSSTAKAATWSFSEAPTFKFDQAGDKTHRSADRGLDDYGPFDVEFFAKKKPRIAVVTPRAHKGIVEQFMTKFLHGVQGEKVYGQGFIRKYHLGGCDVRLQPFDGSPTDAGAYRQACQAALQAGEIDLAIVITSEAQVHLTGDDSPYLVAKSTFMGQGVPVQEIRIETARQAKLAYPLNSIALACYAKLGGIPFVIAAPRALTQELVIGIGSAHVKASRNSAPERVVGITTVFSADGNYLLSNTSREADYEDYPRELLRSLTECIDDIKARNAWQPGDEIRLVFHVFKPLKDAEATAVKELVEHLTSQYTKVEFAFVHVSTDHEWMMFDRASAGISGWGNGRAKGHYVPNRGYAVPIGTHETLLAVSGPMDLKSALHGAPRPLLLKLHQQSTFTDIEYLARQAFRFTSMSWRRMYPSGTPVTILYSDLIADLLGHLRHVRNWNPDTLATKLRSSRWFL; encoded by the coding sequence GTGCCGGTCACCTTCTCGGCAGAGACGTACGACGGCGGTCTGGTCGACTTCGAGTCATCCGACCAGCTCAACGCGCTGCGTGCGGAACTCGAGAACACCCACGTGGTGTCCAGGACACGCGGAGGCATCGCCTGCGTCCCGCTGGTAGCCGACGCCAAAACGCACGGGAAGCCGACGACGTTCGCAACCAGGAATTATCGACGGCTGACGATGCGGCTGGTGCAACAGGCGCTGCTGCGCTCGGTGGTGGGTTGGGGTTACACGCTGCGCAAGCCCGGACGGGCAAGCTTCGTATCGCGGCGGGAGGGCAAGGATCTGCTCGCGGCGGCCACCCGAGGTCACAGGGCTGAAGCAGTGCGCAATCTGCACGTGTTCCCGCAGTACGTCCTCGACAGCAGGGCCGTCGGACCGTCCGGTGCACCTGGCGTGATCGTCGGGGTGAAGACCCGCTACGAGATCGACCTGACCGTCGAGGAGTTGATCGGGCTCGGGGTCAACGTCCGCGATTGCTACGTGGTGGCCGACGACGGCTCAATCGCACCGTTCGCGCATATGGACCCCACTGCGACCCGCCGCAACGTTGGGGCCGTGGACCACGTTGACGGCCCCAACCTGGTCCTGCGGGATGCGCCCGGCGATCCGCGCGTCGCGGTCGGCCAGGCGTGGCTGGAGAGCCGCCGCGACATCTTCCATACCGTGATCAACACGGTGGTGGGCGCAGACGGTGCGCAGATCATCAAGGAGCTGGAGCTGGCCACGTTCGGACTGCTCGGCGCGTTTGGTCGGTTCGAGAAGACGATCGAGATCGCCAACAGCCTGGCCAGCCGCGGTCCCCTGGAGATCGCCCACGGTCTATCGGTGACCCTGGAGCCACCAGTCGGCTCGTCGAGCACCGCTAAAGCCGCGACGTGGAGCTTCAGCGAGGCGCCGACGTTCAAGTTCGACCAAGCGGGCGACAAGACCCACCGCTCGGCTGACCGCGGCCTGGACGATTATGGGCCGTTCGACGTGGAGTTCTTCGCGAAGAAGAAGCCGCGCATCGCGGTGGTCACCCCACGCGCTCACAAAGGCATCGTGGAGCAGTTCATGACTAAGTTCCTCCACGGTGTTCAAGGCGAGAAGGTCTACGGGCAAGGTTTCATCCGCAAATACCACCTCGGCGGCTGCGATGTGCGCCTGCAGCCTTTCGACGGCAGCCCGACCGACGCGGGTGCCTACCGGCAGGCGTGCCAGGCGGCACTGCAAGCGGGCGAGATCGATCTGGCCATCGTCATCACGAGCGAAGCCCAAGTGCATCTGACTGGGGACGACAGCCCTTACTTGGTCGCGAAGTCGACGTTCATGGGCCAGGGTGTCCCGGTCCAGGAGATCCGCATCGAGACCGCCCGACAGGCCAAGCTCGCCTATCCGCTCAACAGCATCGCCCTCGCCTGCTACGCCAAGCTCGGCGGCATCCCCTTCGTCATCGCCGCGCCGCGTGCCTTGACCCAGGAATTGGTCATCGGGATCGGCAGCGCCCACGTCAAAGCCAGCCGCAACTCTGCCCCCGAGCGGGTCGTCGGTATCACCACCGTCTTCAGCGCCGACGGCAACTACCTGCTGTCCAACACCTCCCGCGAGGCGGACTACGAGGACTACCCCCGCGAACTTCTGCGATCGCTGACCGAGTGCATCGACGACATCAAGGCCCGCAACGCCTGGCAGCCCGGCGACGAGATCCGCCTCGTCTTCCACGTGTTCAAGCCGCTGAAAGACGCCGAGGCGACCGCGGTCAAGGAACTGGTGGAACACCTCACCAGCCAGTACACCAAGGTCGAGTTCGCCTTCGTGCACGTGAGCACGGACCACGAATGGATGATGTTCGACCGCGCCAGCGCTGGAATATCAGGCTGGGGCAACGGACGCGCCAAGGGCCACTACGTGCCCAATCGCGGCTACGCCGTCCCGATCGGCACCCACGAAACGTTGCTGGCCGTCAGTGGCCCGATGGACCTGAAAAGCGCCCTGCACGGCGCACCCAGGCCGCTGCTGCTGAAACTGCACCAGCAGTCCACCTTCACCGACATCGAGTATCTCGCCCGGCAGGCGTTCCGCTTCACCTCGATGTCCTGGCGCAGGATGTATCCCTCGGGTACACCTGTCACGATCCTGTACTCCGACCTGATCGCCGACCTTCTCGGTCACCTCCGTCACGTGCGGAACTGGAACCCCGACACCCTCGCCACAAAACTGCGCTCCAGCAGGTGGTTCCTGTGA
- the glnA gene encoding type I glutamate--ammonia ligase, whose protein sequence is MFNSPDEVLRFIADEEVKFVDVRFCDLPGVMQHFTVPASAFDEDAFTEGLAFDGSSVRGFQSIHESDMLLLPDPYTARLDPFRTEKTLIINFFVHDPFTKEAYSRDPRNIARKAEQYITESGIADTAFFGAEAEFYIFDSIRFDYTENGSFHEIDSVEGWWNSGAEEGGNNKGYKTRFKGGYFPVPPVDHFADLRDKMVLNMQDGGFTVERAHHEVGTAGQSEINYRFNTLLHAADDLQLFKYLIKNTAWEANKSATFMPKPLFGDNGSGMHTHQSLWKDGEPLFYDESGYAGLSDTARHYIGGILAHAPSLLAFTNPTVNSYHRLVPGYEAPVSLVYSQRNRSACVRIPITGNNAKAKRVEFRCPDSSGNPYLAFAAMVMAGLDGVKNKIEPPAPIDKDLYELPPEEAKEVQQVPASLGEVLDALEADHDYLLEGGVFTPDVIETWIAFKREHEIDPLRLRPHPYEFGMYYDV, encoded by the coding sequence GTGTTCAACTCTCCCGACGAGGTCCTGCGCTTCATCGCAGATGAAGAAGTGAAGTTCGTCGATGTGCGGTTCTGCGACCTGCCCGGCGTGATGCAGCACTTCACCGTCCCCGCGTCCGCGTTCGACGAGGATGCCTTCACCGAGGGCCTCGCGTTCGACGGTTCGTCGGTTCGCGGTTTCCAGTCGATCCACGAGTCGGACATGCTGCTGCTGCCCGACCCGTACACGGCTCGCCTGGACCCGTTCCGCACCGAGAAGACGCTGATCATCAACTTCTTCGTGCACGACCCGTTCACCAAGGAGGCGTACTCCCGCGACCCGCGCAACATCGCGCGCAAGGCGGAGCAGTACATCACCGAGTCCGGCATCGCCGACACCGCGTTCTTCGGCGCCGAGGCGGAGTTCTACATCTTCGACTCGATCCGCTTCGACTACACGGAGAACGGCTCGTTCCACGAGATCGACTCGGTCGAGGGCTGGTGGAACAGCGGCGCCGAAGAGGGCGGCAACAACAAGGGCTACAAGACCCGCTTCAAGGGCGGCTACTTCCCCGTGCCGCCGGTCGACCACTTCGCCGACCTGCGCGACAAGATGGTGCTGAACATGCAGGACGGTGGCTTCACCGTCGAGCGCGCGCACCACGAGGTCGGCACCGCGGGCCAGTCTGAGATCAACTACCGGTTCAACACGCTGCTGCACGCCGCGGACGACCTGCAGTTGTTCAAGTACCTCATCAAGAACACGGCGTGGGAGGCCAACAAGTCGGCCACCTTCATGCCGAAGCCCCTCTTCGGCGACAACGGCTCGGGTATGCACACCCACCAGTCGCTGTGGAAGGACGGCGAGCCGCTGTTCTACGACGAGTCCGGCTACGCGGGCCTGTCCGACACCGCCCGCCACTACATCGGCGGCATCCTGGCCCACGCGCCGTCGCTGCTGGCGTTCACCAACCCCACGGTGAACTCTTACCACCGCCTGGTGCCCGGCTACGAGGCCCCGGTCAGCCTGGTCTACTCCCAGCGCAACCGCTCGGCCTGCGTGCGTATCCCGATCACGGGCAACAACGCCAAGGCCAAGCGCGTCGAGTTCCGCTGCCCGGACTCGTCCGGCAACCCGTACCTGGCCTTCGCGGCCATGGTCATGGCGGGCCTCGACGGCGTGAAGAACAAGATCGAGCCCCCGGCCCCGATCGACAAGGACCTCTACGAGCTTCCCCCGGAGGAGGCCAAGGAGGTCCAGCAGGTCCCCGCGTCGCTGGGCGAGGTGCTCGACGCGCTCGAGGCCGACCACGACTACCTGCTCGAGGGTGGCGTGTTCACCCCCGACGTGATCGAGACCTGGATCGCCTTCAAGCGCGAGCACGAGATCGACCCGCTGCGCCTGCGTCCGCACCCGTACGAGTTCGGCATGTACTACGACGTGTGA
- a CDS encoding RDD family protein: MSRWTGSWLSGPSAAIAPTDGEIRWRGDRLGLPERGSGSVASPAIRLGALMIDLVLASLVTSLFVRRDFDDPATMWTFNLWAMGVWFVISAVGVSLAGFTPGKAILGMRVVRMDGTALVGPLRGIARTALVGVILPAAINDKDGRGLHDRLLGTLVLRTR; the protein is encoded by the coding sequence GTGAGCAGATGGACTGGTTCGTGGTTGTCCGGCCCCAGCGCGGCCATCGCGCCCACCGACGGTGAGATCCGGTGGCGGGGCGACCGGCTCGGCCTGCCCGAACGCGGCTCCGGCTCGGTCGCCTCGCCGGCGATCCGGCTGGGCGCGCTGATGATCGATCTGGTCTTGGCCTCGCTGGTGACGTCCCTTTTCGTGCGCAGGGACTTCGACGACCCGGCGACGATGTGGACCTTCAACCTGTGGGCCATGGGGGTGTGGTTCGTGATCTCCGCGGTGGGGGTGTCACTGGCCGGATTCACCCCGGGGAAGGCCATCCTGGGGATGCGGGTGGTGCGGATGGATGGGACGGCGCTCGTGGGGCCGTTGCGGGGGATCGCTCGGACGGCGTTGGTGGGTGTGATTTTGCCCGCAGCCATCAATGACAAGGATGGTCGGGGGTTGCACGACCGGCTTCTCGGG